One window of Rhizobium leguminosarum genomic DNA carries:
- the zwf gene encoding glucose-6-phosphate dehydrogenase, producing the protein MSSQIIPVEPFDYVVFGGSGDLAERKLLPALYHRQIEGQFSEPTRVIGASRSPLTHEEYRKFAKDALNEHLKKGEYDEAEVEKFCDRLYYVSVDARTDAGWDQLKKLLDEGKDRVRAFYLAVAPDIFGDISQKIHDHKLITKSTRIVVEKPIGRDLASALQLNDTIGRAFKEEQIFRIDHYLGKETVQNLMALRFANALYEPLWNANYIDHIQITVAEAVGLEGRAGYYDTAGALRDMVQNHILQLLCLTAMEVPSSMDSEAVRDEKLKVLRALKPLNASNVEQATVRGQYRAGASGSGPVKGYLEELEGGVSNTETFVAIKAEINNWRWAGVPFYIRTGKRLTGRMSEIVITFKPIPHAIFDQAAGRIVANQLIIRLQPDEGVKQSLMIKDPGPGGMRLRNVSLDMSFAQAFNVRNPDAYERLLMDVIRSNQTLFMRRDEVEAAWKWVDPILKGWETTGQQVQGYTAGTWGPSQAIALIERDGRTWHDDI; encoded by the coding sequence ATGAGCAGCCAGATCATTCCCGTTGAGCCTTTTGATTATGTCGTCTTCGGCGGCAGCGGCGACCTTGCCGAACGCAAGCTTCTGCCCGCGCTGTATCATCGCCAGATCGAAGGCCAGTTTTCGGAACCGACCCGCGTGATCGGCGCCTCGCGCAGCCCGTTGACGCACGAGGAATACCGCAAATTCGCCAAAGACGCGCTGAACGAGCACCTGAAGAAGGGCGAATATGACGAAGCGGAGGTGGAGAAATTTTGTGACCGCCTCTACTACGTCTCGGTCGACGCCCGCACGGATGCCGGCTGGGATCAGCTGAAGAAGCTGCTCGACGAGGGCAAGGATCGGGTCCGCGCCTTCTACCTCGCGGTCGCGCCGGATATCTTCGGGGACATTTCGCAGAAGATCCACGACCACAAGCTGATCACCAAGTCGACCCGCATCGTCGTCGAGAAGCCGATCGGCCGCGACCTCGCTTCGGCGCTGCAGCTCAACGACACGATCGGCCGTGCCTTCAAGGAAGAACAGATCTTCCGCATCGACCACTATCTCGGCAAGGAGACGGTGCAGAACCTGATGGCGCTGCGTTTCGCCAACGCGCTCTACGAGCCGCTGTGGAACGCCAACTATATCGATCACATCCAGATCACCGTGGCCGAAGCAGTCGGCCTCGAGGGCCGCGCCGGCTATTACGATACGGCAGGCGCATTGCGCGACATGGTGCAGAACCACATCCTGCAGCTGCTCTGCCTGACGGCGATGGAAGTGCCATCGTCGATGGATTCGGAAGCCGTTCGCGACGAAAAGCTGAAGGTGCTGCGCGCGCTGAAGCCGCTCAATGCCTCCAATGTCGAGCAGGCGACGGTCCGCGGCCAGTATCGCGCCGGCGCATCGGGCAGCGGCCCGGTCAAGGGCTATCTGGAAGAGCTCGAAGGCGGCGTCTCCAACACCGAGACCTTCGTCGCCATCAAGGCGGAGATCAACAATTGGCGCTGGGCGGGTGTTCCCTTCTACATCAGAACCGGCAAGCGCCTGACCGGACGCATGTCCGAGATCGTCATCACCTTCAAGCCGATCCCGCATGCGATCTTCGACCAGGCGGCCGGACGCATCGTTGCCAACCAGCTGATCATCCGGCTGCAGCCGGATGAGGGCGTCAAGCAGTCGCTGATGATCAAGGATCCGGGCCCGGGCGGTATGCGCCTGCGCAACGTTTCGCTCGACATGAGCTTCGCCCAGGCCTTCAATGTCCGCAATCCGGACGCCTACGAGCGTCTGCTGATGGACGTGATCCGCTCCAACCAGACATTGTTCATGCGCCGCGACGAAGTCGAAGCCGCATGGAAATGGGTGGATCCGATCCTCAAGGGTTGGGAAACGACCGGCCAGCAGGTGCAGGGCTATACGGCCGGCACCTGGGGCCCGAGCCAGGCCATCGCGCTGATCGAGCGGGACGGCCGCACCTGGCATGACGATATCTAG
- a CDS encoding glutamine synthetase family protein: MSPKKTTLKPARNVPASKKAPPDPGSLRGVANWKEAARWLRDRGIEDIECITPDLAGVPRGKMMPSSKFTSNTSLALPSAIYRHTISGEYPEETESFRYEPRDSDLKLMPDLSTLSVVPWETDPTAQVICDIVDSDGGEVPYTPRNVLKRILSLYHDRGWKPIVAPEIEFYLVAKNDDPDYPLHPPKGRSGRSILGGQGYSIAGINEFDELIDDIYHFSEKQGLEIDTLIHEEGPAQLEINLRHGNPIELADQVFLFKRTIREAALKHDIYATFMAKPMQAQPGSAMHIHQSVVNIETGKNVFSNADGSASKEFFHFIGGMQKFVPSAMAMLAPYVNSYRRLQPDMSCPVNNAWGYDNRTTAFRVPVSDPQARRVENRLPSSDANPYLALAASLAAGLLGIMKQIEPTAPTEDSANEGSIDLPRGLLEAVALLEDEPAFEEIFGKQFIGLYAGVKRGEFETFMQVISPWEREFLLLNV, encoded by the coding sequence ATGTCCCCAAAAAAGACGACGCTGAAGCCTGCCAGAAACGTACCCGCCTCGAAGAAAGCTCCTCCGGACCCCGGATCCCTGCGCGGCGTTGCGAACTGGAAGGAAGCAGCGCGGTGGCTGAGGGACAGGGGCATCGAAGACATCGAATGCATCACGCCGGACCTTGCCGGCGTTCCGCGCGGCAAGATGATGCCGAGCTCGAAATTCACCTCGAACACCTCGCTGGCGCTGCCTTCGGCGATCTACCGGCACACGATTTCGGGCGAGTACCCGGAGGAGACAGAGAGCTTCCGCTACGAGCCGCGCGACAGCGACCTGAAGCTGATGCCCGACCTTTCGACGCTTTCGGTCGTGCCCTGGGAGACCGACCCGACGGCGCAGGTGATCTGCGACATCGTCGATTCCGACGGCGGCGAAGTGCCCTATACGCCGCGCAACGTGCTGAAACGGATCCTGAGCCTCTATCACGACCGCGGCTGGAAGCCGATCGTGGCGCCGGAAATCGAATTCTACCTGGTCGCCAAGAATGACGACCCCGACTATCCGCTGCACCCGCCCAAGGGCCGGTCCGGCCGCTCGATCCTCGGCGGCCAGGGCTATTCGATCGCCGGGATCAACGAATTCGACGAGTTGATCGACGACATCTACCATTTCTCGGAGAAGCAGGGCCTCGAGATCGATACGCTGATCCACGAAGAGGGACCGGCGCAGCTCGAGATCAACCTGCGCCACGGCAATCCGATCGAGCTTGCCGACCAGGTGTTCCTGTTCAAGCGGACGATCCGCGAGGCGGCGCTGAAGCACGACATCTATGCGACCTTCATGGCCAAGCCGATGCAGGCCCAGCCGGGTTCGGCGATGCATATCCATCAATCGGTGGTCAATATCGAGACGGGCAAAAACGTCTTCTCCAACGCGGACGGATCGGCCTCGAAAGAGTTCTTCCATTTCATCGGCGGCATGCAGAAATTCGTGCCGAGCGCGATGGCGATGCTGGCGCCCTATGTGAATTCCTACCGGCGCCTGCAGCCTGACATGTCCTGCCCGGTCAACAATGCCTGGGGTTACGACAACCGGACGACGGCCTTCCGCGTTCCGGTTTCCGATCCGCAGGCGCGGCGCGTCGAAAACCGGCTGCCGAGCTCGGACGCCAATCCCTATCTGGCGCTTGCCGCCTCGCTCGCCGCCGGTCTGCTCGGCATCATGAAGCAGATCGAGCCGACGGCGCCGACAGAGGATTCTGCCAATGAAGGCTCGATCGATCTGCCGCGCGGCCTGCTGGAAGCCGTGGCGCTGCTCGAGGACGAGCCCGCCTTCGAGGAGATTTTCGGCAAGCAGTTCATCGGCCTCTATGCCGGCGTCAAACGCGGCGAGTTCGAGACCTTCATGCAGGTGATCAGCCCCTGGGAGCGGGAATTCCTTCTGCTCAACGTGTGA
- a CDS encoding NAD(P)/FAD-dependent oxidoreductase → MASQEMWQSPISPGLSWYQATIGERPTYAALDGSRTVEVAIIGGGYTGLQAAYNLAKAGVSVVLIEACRFGDGASGRNGGQLGTGQRWWPEELEEKIGYERSKALFDLAEAAKRHLIDFAREHQIEIDYVPGQLNVAHKASYKRAYYENAEIAALRYDYPHISFMDEKETQERLGSKRFHCGVRDVGTGHIHPLKLLVGLARVAANAGASIYEMTAAKAIRQGGGKVTIETDRGTITADRALIACDGHIDGLEPVTARHVMPIRSFIGATAPLDRHPEVLPGNEAVADSRFVVRYFRKFGDGRLLFGGREAYTSDNPKDISEHIRRQIAEIYPALKDIDITHAWGGSVGITMPRQPFVREVMPGVISIGGYSGHGVMLSNYCGKLYAETVLGKSGDLDLFTSLDIPAFPGGASMRAPLLFLALSWFALRDRF, encoded by the coding sequence ATGGCATCGCAGGAGATGTGGCAGAGCCCGATCTCGCCGGGACTATCCTGGTATCAGGCAACCATCGGGGAGCGGCCCACCTATGCCGCCCTCGACGGTTCGAGAACAGTAGAGGTCGCCATCATCGGCGGCGGCTATACCGGCCTGCAGGCCGCCTATAATCTTGCCAAAGCAGGCGTTTCGGTGGTGCTGATCGAGGCCTGCCGCTTCGGTGACGGGGCGTCCGGGCGCAATGGCGGCCAACTCGGCACCGGCCAGCGATGGTGGCCGGAAGAACTCGAGGAGAAAATCGGCTACGAACGCTCGAAGGCGCTGTTTGATCTTGCCGAGGCGGCCAAGCGCCATCTGATTGATTTCGCCCGCGAGCACCAGATCGAGATCGACTATGTGCCCGGCCAGCTCAACGTCGCGCACAAGGCGAGCTACAAACGCGCCTACTACGAAAATGCCGAGATCGCCGCGCTGCGTTACGACTATCCGCACATCAGCTTCATGGACGAGAAGGAAACGCAGGAGCGGCTCGGTTCGAAGCGTTTTCATTGCGGCGTGCGCGATGTCGGCACCGGCCACATCCATCCGCTGAAGCTGCTGGTGGGGCTGGCCAGGGTCGCCGCCAATGCCGGTGCTTCGATCTACGAGATGACCGCGGCAAAGGCGATCCGCCAGGGCGGCGGCAAGGTGACGATCGAAACCGACAGGGGAACGATCACTGCCGACCGGGCGCTGATCGCCTGCGACGGCCATATCGACGGCCTCGAACCGGTGACGGCAAGACATGTCATGCCGATCCGCTCCTTCATCGGCGCCACAGCCCCGCTCGACCGGCATCCCGAGGTGCTGCCGGGCAACGAGGCCGTGGCCGATTCGCGCTTCGTCGTGCGCTACTTCCGCAAATTCGGCGACGGCCGGCTGCTGTTTGGCGGGCGCGAGGCCTATACATCAGACAATCCGAAGGACATTTCCGAGCACATCCGCCGACAGATCGCCGAGATCTATCCCGCACTGAAGGACATCGACATCACCCATGCCTGGGGCGGCAGCGTCGGCATCACCATGCCGCGCCAGCCTTTCGTGCGCGAGGTCATGCCCGGCGTCATCTCGATCGGCGGTTATTCCGGCCATGGCGTCATGCTGTCAAACTACTGTGGCAAGCTCTACGCGGAAACGGTGCTTGGAAAATCCGGCGATCTCGACCTCTTCACATCGCTCGATATTCCCGCCTTTCCCGGCGGCGCCAGCATGCGGGCGCCGTTGCTTTTCCTCGCCTTGTCGTGGTTTGCGCTTCGCGACAGATTTTAG
- a CDS encoding NAD(P)/FAD-dependent oxidoreductase gives MIEETGLQRKSDVIVIGAGAAGMMAAIRAGKRGRSVVILDHARAPGEKIRISGGGRCNFTNIHAGPKNFLSANPHFCKSALARFTPADFIAMVDRHGIAWHEKTLGQLFCDDSAKDVIRMLLAEMRSAGVQLHLGTEISDVEEVEAGFRVSTGDDSFEASSLIVATGGKSIPKMGATGFAYRLAEQFGLPVLETRPGLVPLTLDPGLLEAIAPLAGISAPAEIRHGRTAFREALLFTHRGLSGPAILQISSYWREGDEVVVSIEPDIDIAAHLKTAKQRNGRQSPQTALGDILPKRLAQYLVERENISGNMADLPDKALLRLAAGAQTFAVKPSGSEGYCTAEVTLGGIDTAALDSRSMEAKTVPGLYFIGECVDVTGWLGGYNFQWAWASGFAAGECA, from the coding sequence TTGATCGAGGAAACGGGTTTGCAGCGCAAAAGCGACGTCATCGTCATCGGCGCCGGGGCGGCGGGCATGATGGCGGCTATCCGGGCCGGAAAACGCGGCCGCTCGGTCGTGATCCTCGACCATGCAAGGGCGCCAGGCGAGAAGATCCGCATATCGGGCGGCGGCCGCTGCAATTTCACCAATATCCACGCCGGACCGAAGAATTTCCTCTCCGCCAACCCGCATTTCTGCAAGTCGGCACTCGCCCGTTTCACGCCCGCCGATTTCATCGCCATGGTCGACCGGCACGGCATTGCCTGGCACGAAAAGACCCTGGGCCAGCTCTTCTGCGACGATAGCGCCAAAGACGTCATCCGCATGCTGCTCGCTGAGATGCGCAGCGCCGGCGTGCAGTTGCATCTCGGCACCGAGATATCGGACGTCGAAGAGGTAGAGGCGGGCTTTCGTGTCTCGACCGGTGACGATAGTTTTGAAGCATCGTCGCTGATCGTCGCCACCGGCGGCAAGTCGATCCCGAAGATGGGCGCCACCGGCTTTGCCTATCGCCTCGCCGAGCAGTTCGGTCTGCCGGTGCTTGAAACCCGCCCCGGCCTCGTGCCGCTGACGCTCGATCCCGGGCTGCTCGAGGCCATCGCCCCGCTCGCCGGCATTTCAGCCCCGGCCGAAATCCGCCATGGCAGGACCGCCTTCCGCGAGGCGCTGCTGTTCACCCATCGAGGCCTCAGCGGACCCGCCATCCTGCAGATCTCCTCCTACTGGCGCGAAGGCGACGAGGTCGTCGTTTCAATCGAGCCGGATATCGACATCGCAGCACATCTGAAGACGGCAAAACAGCGCAATGGCCGCCAGTCGCCGCAGACGGCGCTTGGCGACATCCTGCCGAAACGGCTGGCCCAATATCTCGTCGAGCGCGAGAATATCTCCGGCAATATGGCCGACCTGCCTGATAAGGCGCTGCTGCGCCTTGCCGCTGGAGCCCAGACCTTTGCGGTCAAGCCGTCCGGCTCGGAAGGTTACTGCACCGCCGAAGTGACGCTTGGCGGTATCGATACGGCAGCGCTTGATTCACGCAGCATGGAAGCAAAAACCGTGCCCGGGCTCTATTTCATCGGCGAATGCGTCGACGTCACCGGCTGGCTCGGCGGCTATAATTTCCAATGGGCCTGGGCATCCGGATTTGCCGCCGGCGAATGCGCGTAA